taccaagtcaaatgctttactgaagtctaAGTATATACATCAACACCTCTTTCAAATAaccttgtaatctcataaaaaaaaaaatcaacttagtTTGAtaggtttatgaaaaatagaacCCATGTTGATTCGTATTATGTTActcttttttaattctttattaagcGAAgcctgtatcagccactccattatgtTGCCCAGCCTCGGTATCGggctgacagacctataattatcCCCaagtcatcctgtttacccttttaaaattgGCATATCAGctgtcttccagtcttctggaacttaaGTCtttcaagacttattgaaaatcaacattaatggtccagtgagctcctcatcCAGCTCTATTAAAAGTCTTGGATGCAAGTTAACCGGACCTGCTAATTTTAAATGACTAACCTtagctgttgtttaacatcttcctcCAATACTAATGGAATAGGAAAAAAGTAATCCTATATGACATCATCTGTCTTTTCCCCAATACAGAACAGGTATTTGTTGAACACTACTgctttttctgcatcattattgatAATTGTACTGTTTCCATTTAATATTGGACTAGTACCATTGTTTGGAGTCTCTTTGTTCCTAGTGCACTTAAACTTTCTCAATTACATTAACTCTGGTCATAGAGTTCTCTtggtgtccctttgcttcccttatcaattttctacaattcctagcttctgatttataattattactgtcaacttcccctttcttccatttattatattttatttttgtatagcggtcttcacttcccctctaaaccaggtcttttttttttttttttttttttttttttaacaacttggcattcttccttgattgtggcctTTTGGGCATCtaataaagtgttcttaaacaattcccaattattattcatatttttctgaataAATTCTCCCTCACAGCTGATTCGGCTCATAACTGTTTTCAGCTTGTGAAATCAGCCCGTGTATTAgtggtttggactttattctgttttcaCATTATAAAAATGATCAAGTTATGATCCTGTACCTAAGCccccattaatttttagttctgttatCTGTTCCACTTTATCTGTCAAGACACGGCCTAATACAGAACTCTCTTGTGTTGGATGCAACACCTTGAGTTAGAatattgtcatctataatatttagaaatgccAAAGATGTTTTAGTACTGACAGCAGGTCATGtctagactggaaataaggcgtaaatttttaacagtgagagtaaccactggaacaatttaccaagagagGTGgctcaaggaattattttggggaggttccctggcctgtgttaaacaggaAGTTACAGTagatgataatggtcccttctggctttggagtcTATGAACGTGTCAGTTAGACTGAAATGACCCATGATTACAGCTGATTTTCCTACCCATTGTAGCGGGCTGTGCCAGGAGCTGGTCAGCCTGGTCCCCAGTGAGCTCTGATGGTCTCAAAGCACTCGGGGTGCAGAAACTGGGCAGACAGGGACACGCAGCCGCTAGCGAGTGCTATCGCCGGCTGGCCATGTGCTCAGTATGAGACACCCTCATACAGGCTGTGACGGTGCCCACAGGGCCATGCCTACAGCTGGGAACAGCCCTTGTGATGTAGCTCTGGGGGTGATGctccccacccactgccccatgtggggcttgggctgtcagctGGGACCTCTCGCCAGGGGCCAGCCACAGCGTCTCTTTACTCCACCTGAGCCACACAGTGGGGCCGGGTAGCGGCTCCCCCTGGGGGCGAGTGATCATGCGGCGCTGCAGCAACCTGCTGGGTGACCCCAGCCCGACGCTCCTGGCTGCCCACTCAGCTCTGGCAAtggctggagcccagctgggggaggggaggccgcTCTGGCAGCGGGCAcctgcccagtgcccccagcTCGGAGACCCAGTCACCCCCGGAGCACTCCCGCCCGCACAGCCCCCGAGAGCGGGGTGCAGGGAGCCGGCCCGGCCCCTCAAGTCCCCCTCGGCGGGGcgtgccactgccccccccctcGGCGGGGTATACCAGGCCACTGCCCCTCTCCGGCTGGGCCCCTCAGCGGCgtgtgccctccccccccccagtccccctCAGCGGGACGTGCCACTGGCCGCTCGGGCCCCCCGCACCCCACAAATCGCGGAGCTCCCGGCTGACGCTCTGCGAGAACCAGGCGCTGCGGCCCCGAAACATCCCGCCTCCCGGGCCCAGGCAGCGCCTCGGAGCGAGCGCCCCGCCCTCCGCTTGGCGGGCGGCGCTGGGACAGCGCGGAGGAGGAGCCTGGCGCACTGCCCCGCCCACCGCCCGTCTCCGGGCGGTAGGGGGCGGGGCCTGAACAATTGCCCCGCCCATCGCCTCGCCTGGGGCTGCGAGGCGTCAGTGGCGCGCCTTGGTCACAGCGCCGTCAGACAGACACGCCTGCCCCGCACGTCAGAGTCGCTGTATTTCTCTCTTGCGGACTCTTCTGTTTCTTGACTGCAACACGCTATAGTGAAGCGATCGGTCGAACAAAGACAACAAACAACTTGGCTTTCAGGCAACGTTATACAGCAAGATCCTGTGTGTATAAACTCGACCAGAAACATGTAAATTATAAGTTTATTTAGGAATGACCCCCTGGCGGAAACTCACAAGTCCGGCCAGGCCAGGCTCAGTTCGGAATACTCGCACACAGCTTTCAGGTGATTGCAATAAGTGCTAAATGTTTTTAACATTAAGAAGAAAGTGAATGTAAATTCTAGAGTCTAATAGGATGTAGCGTGTAAGGATGTGTCTGTGGAAACCAGCATCCCCATCGTTGTTGTGACTTCAATGAGCAACAACAATtaaccagggggaaaaaaacctgtcaGTAATATAAGTTTTCAACTTTTAAATCTGAAAAACAATATAATACATGTAGTGTCCAGCACTGATACTAAGGACTGgattcttctctcacactggtgtaagcCTGCTGTAAATCAGAGAACAATCAGGCCCTGAGTATTTTCCATTCCTAAAGATGTGTCCTTGTATCAAACCAAGTATTCATGGCAGAATTTTAGAGGTCCACTTTAACTTCCTCTAGCAATTTTAGGCGTGAGGATTATTTCTTTGTCATTAAGATTTAATAAAACTGCTACCCTAAAGCACTGCTCTATATGTAGGGGCTTCTTGAATATTAATGACTACAAGATTGTAATGTGTTGACAGGTGGCTCTAGTTAGAACAAGGACTTCTGCTCCTTCATAGATTTCCAGAATCTAGACATTTTCACTTTTCACATATTCTCCAATATTTCCACACTTCTTTAGAGGGCTCTACAATTCTGAGTTGCCTAGGCCATGATCTGCACCCTCTGAGctctatgggagttttgctgtggaTTTTAATGAGAATAGGGTCAGGTCTCAAGTGAacttgtgggttttgttttttttttctataacaTCTTTCTCATTGCCCTGTATTTTAGTCATGCCATGGCTTGACTTCCTCTGTGCTCCTCACTCATCCCTTAAGAttgtttccaatggaaaaaagatgcccttttaaattcctttaaaaaactgGCTCATGCCAGTGGACTTCGGTGACCTCTTAGATGTTCAAACTTCAGTACAGTTCTTGGTCTCCATTTGCTACTTTTTGTGTTTAGCAATAGCCTGTGCACCTGTCAGAAATTCACTGCTGTTCTTTGCATTAggttctgctcctgctgccttctaattgtattattttaaaacaaatctatcTGTATAGGTTGCTATGCAGAGTTCTATATTGGTTTGTAGGGGACAAGAGGAGACTGAATGGaataaaatttgatttaaaagagCAGCTTTTACACGCAAGGAGTCCCAATGCTCATTCTCTCCTAGCCTTAGCCATTTGAGCTTGTTTTATTTAGAGGGGAAATGTTGAGCCTTTCCTTGACTAAGGGGATCTCCTTAACCCTTAACAAGTGAAGAAAGGTATACTCATCCTCAGCTCCTTCCGCCCAATACCCCAACTCCATTGCCCTCAGGCAACCCCCTGGAGACAGCCCAGCCCAAATACCACCCTTTCCTGCAGCTGGCTCTGTTGCTCTCTCGGATCTGGCTCCCTTCTGGTTTCCTACCCAGTCCTGCCTGGACTTGATCAACTCACCTTCCCCACTTTCAGGATCCCAGCCCAATGGCTCCTGTCCCAGCCAATGGAACTGGTCAAGTGGGGAGTATTTGCCAGGCCTCCGGAACGTTTTCCATCAACAAAATATAGTGAGACTGAATCAGGACTCATGGCAGAAGTCCCAACCTCCCACCAAGCCACTACTAGAAACCCTCCCCACGCCCCAGACTACTGCCCCTAAACCTGGAAAACCCTAAGAAACCGTCAGAGGCAAGTACTACAAACAGCATTTGTGATACTGGGTGTGTTGGAAGGGACACACCATGCTATATTCAACACATTTTTAGTAACATAGGTTACTAAATCTGAGCCTTGTTTCAGACCTACTGGTGTCTAGGGAAACCTGATTCATAGGGGGAGGCGTCAGCAAATCTGCTCCTACATGTTGAAGGAGATTTTCAGGGGCTCACTGTTCTCACTGGAGTCATTCAAGCAAGGACAGAAGTACGGGTAAAGCTTTTCTGTGAAAGTGTCCATGAAAGTATAGATATGGGACATCTTATTGGCATCATAAAAAGACACCTGTCCCCCCTCATAGTCCAGATACACCCCAATCCTAGACAGGCTAGTACTCAGGGTCAGACCTTTCGCAGGTATATCCAAAGCTTTAAACTTATTCCTGTTCCTGAGCCTTATAAGCCAGTATCCATCCCTGGGTGATAATGTGTTGTTCCCTTTCCGGTTGATGGACTCTTTGACCACCCCCAACGTCCATTTGGTTTTGTTCTCCACCTCCACTTCCCAATAATGTTTTCCTGAAGTGAATCCTTCAGACCCCAGGACAGCAACACTGGAATCAAATCTCTCTGGGGTATCTGGGAGCATCTGCTTTGTGTCATCATGTCTCACGCTGCGCAGATCTTCAGAGAGAATGAGGTTTGGATGCGCTGTCTTCGGGTCCAGGATCACCAAGGAAAGACCTTggtagaaaaagaaaacatggttATCAGAGAAAGCATTTTAACATGGTACTTTCTACAGAATAATCAGGGCCCTGGGAATGCTGCCAAAACTGTCCCAGAACTGAGAAATTCTCCTCTTTCCTGGGGGCCTCTCATCAGCAAGATGGAGAATCAGAGCAGACAGAGGAAGAAGAGCTCCACACATGGCAGAGTTCGTCACCAAATCGTTCCAAAAAGACCCAGCAAGGTAGGTGCAATCAAACCAAAGGAAAAACTATGGGGAAAATCTATAtgggggagatttcagagtagcagccatgttggtctgtatccgcaaaaagaaaaggagtacttgtggcaccttagagactaacccatttatttgagcataagctttcgtgagctacagctcacttcatcagatgcatcttaGTCTTGTCttgtacagactaacacggctgctactctgaaacacatcagcTAGTCCTTTTAAGTGCTTTCACTCTTTAATCAGATCACAGGGTTGCTCTTCCACAAAATACCTCTTAGCCTAGAGAGAAAGGAATCCAGCCATTTTAATCCTACATCTTCCACTGATTAGCACTACATTTCTCAAGCCATATCTAACAAGGGTTCCCAAACATTCATCACCACAAATGGGTTAACTGAGTACCTGGGAGGTGGCCCAAGGTTATAAAAGAAATTGATAGCACAActgggactagaatccaggaAGAGCTGTGTCCCATCTACAGAGCCTCTCAGAAAACATATGCCAGATCATCTGTTAAAGCTGTAAAATAGAGTTAATGCATCTATGCTACTAGAAGTAACAAATATTACAATATGCTACACATATGTAACAAAAGTttagaaaagtgtgtgtgggtaTATTGTATCATCTGAGAAATAGCGTGATTGTGTGTCTCGTGCTATGGCATCTGTGACAAAAGGATGTCACAAATGTACAATTATAATTTCATAGCAAACTTGCATGATATTATATTGCATTACTTGAGACACAAGATACGGCCGTGTAATAAAATCATAAAGCATAGACAAAGGAGGGTGGAGTTAAGGTTTGCCATTTCCTGAATTTACtatgactttgcaaccttaacattgctTCATGGTGCTTTTTTTGTACAGAAGATATAACAAATACCCCCGCCCttcaaaaaatgttaaaagttaaGGTTGTAAAACCAACCACTCAAATGTtagaaaatatcagaattaaggtttcTGTTCAATcttaatttggctcccttgtgtgtatgcatcatgatattgtctttaattacatgatcatgtgCTATTTCTTCCACAGGACTTCAGAATGAATGAAtagttatttcatttttgtttttcattctcctCATTCAGGGAGTGGCCTCAAGCCTTATTTATTGCACACCATCCAAATCCCAAAACTATTAATTCTCTCCTGGGCATTTCTGTGGTGCTCTCATCATAGTATTTGATCACATATGTGAATGAATATATCTTCCCAGCACGCCTCTGAGTTTTACAAAATCTAACAGtactagaaatattttaataattttcaaaaattaaatgtaaaagattttttttttaaagatttaaaccTTTCCTTCTAGTGGTGGGACTCCAGGCATATCAACATGTTGTTGCATGTGAATTACAGATTGAAACAGACTAGAAACTAAGGGAGAAACTGCATGTAATAGCTCATTtatcattttgaaaatcaggatggaacagcaacacaaatggaaaaattaaaagcaGGACTGAAAAAAAGTAGGAATGGGTCAAATGGGCTgtagtaaataatgaagcaaTATCTCATTACCTGGTCTGAGGATGGATTTCATTTCCTTCCATGCAGTGTACTGAATTGGACCCTTGAACTGTCCCAGGCTTAGTTCACGACAGACAAGTGCACCCGGAGATAAGGTGTTTGCTTTTTGCTCCAAGCTGTGCAGGACACAAAGCATGCTGCCTGTTAGATTGTGTTTACAGTGTCTGGTAAATAGAGGCTACAGATGCACTAATGCTGCAAAAAAACACTGCCGCGTCTTTGGTAAAATGTTAAAGAAAGTCTCTTTGACTGGATTAAAGTCCTTTTGATTCCCCTTTCTGTGAACATTCTAGCAAACAAGCTGTAATGGCACTGTGATTAATTAGACCACTGTGTCTAAACTAATatggtcaccacttttacaaaattgtgataaatcttgtacaaagtatgccttgtgaggtatcattggaaaaagTTATTATCTGCTGAGTATTATTATCTTGTTGTACTGTGTGTATCGACACTGTGTGTGAAGTTATGAAATTTTGCTTTATGTTTATAACTCAAACATGATTGTGAGTCTGAGAAATGCCCACAGGTTAGCTCTTCAGCAATAACGAAGGAACTGTAAACAAAAGCCTCTGCATGTCATTCCTGAAGACACCTCAAATGGGCACCTGCACAGAAGGTGCAAGCAAAAATTTGCAATTCATATGAAGGACTGATGGCAAAGCACAGACACAACTGAACTGCCTGACCCCATGACACAGCAAAGATTTTTTCCAGCAAAAAGGGTCAAGATATaaaaagggagaagaaagggTAGGAAAGAGGTGGCTAGGGTCCTATCTCTGGACTGGTGAATTCTGACACaggaaattttgaacaaaaagatGGAGGTCCCCAAAAACTATTTGGGCACCCAGAGAGACTTATAGAAAACTAGCAGATTGAACATCCCTGTTATCGTTTTGGACTTATAAACTCTAATTCACCTGTAATACATTTCACCTGCTTTAGCTTCtaaataactcatttatttttcttagctaataaatctttagttagtttaccaAGAAATTGACTGACAGCAttgtctttcagagtagcagccgtgttagtctgtattcgcaaaaagaaaaggagtacttgtggcaccttagagactaacaaatttattagagcataagctttcgtgagctacagctcacttcatcggatgcattgtctTTGCAGCTCTTGAGCATCCATTGACCTGGGGGTAAGTGACAGTCTCTTTAAGGTGGCTGTAAGAACCTAAAGATGGTGATTTtgggttttaataacctttcatcacaGACATCCAGTTCATCTGGGTGATGGTATAAGTTGGAGTATCTAAGGGGACTGTTTGTGGCTCCATAGTAAGTTAGTATAGTGATCCAGAAGCACACATTTGTTGCTGATTTGGTTAAATCTAATTATAGGTTATACTGCCAGTGAGGGAGTGTCTACCCCGTTCTTTGACAGTCTAACCTGAGACTGACTCTCTCAGCTGTGACCCATATCAGACATCGTGACAGGCACAAATACTCAGGATAAGCaaatctgaaacctgaatattcaCCAAAACTGAATTTCAGGTGGTGAAATTAACAGCAATAGAAAGTGGAATTTCACACCCAATCATGCAATTCAGAATTTACACTCTTTTGTTGATTGATAGCATAAATTATCCAACCTGGGAATGAGAATAACAACACGTGATTTATGTATGGCACCAACCCCACACAAATTCCATGTTCTGAATATTCACATGGTGCTGTTTGCAAACAATCTGCAGACCAGCAATCATTTTGCTGAAGAAATTTGTGAATAATTATGAACAGCTAAATTTGAGAATTTCATGAATTTGTTCATAAATGGTTTTGCAAACAGAAAGAAGCAAAATTTGTCAACTAAATGATTTGTTATGAactatttgcccagctctaacagAGACTGAAGAATCCTATAAACTTGTACTTACTGTTCCATGAAGGTTTTTATGCCCTgtcaaaggaaaaaagagaaaggtaAGAAGAGCTATTTATTAACTGTGTAATTCTGTATGGCACATGTTAATAGTATTTAgaaccccagcagccagctaTATGTTGTAGTGGAAAGGAAATTGACAGTTTTCTTTGAACTCTCAAAGAAGATGACCCTGACCGGCCATAGTCTCTTCCTCTGAAACTGTCTCTATCCTTCCTCCAGAGCATGTTCCATTTCTCCCTCCTAGCCAGGGTCTGACGGGTGATTTCAGCAAACATGCTTCTCAGGATATTTGGTAGTTCGCAGCTTGTTCTGGTTTTGATATTGGAGATGCAACCAGTCCCTTAGAGGGAATTATGGGAAACGTCCTGCTTAGAAACAGTTCCATGAATATATTCTACTTTTTCTATTTCCTTTCCTGTGGTCTTTGGCTGGGATTGTCAAAGGGGCCAAAGGGAGTTTGGCACCCAAATCCCAAGGAAAGTCCATAGGAGTTGGGCACACTTTAGCTCCTTTGAATTTCTCAGCTTTTATTACACAGGACAAGTCAATCAGAATCCTTTCTTCCTGAGATTTCATCTGCTCCTATTACTTATTCCCCAACCAAAATCACAATACATTGGCTGTCCCAGTGCAGGTCTTGGTATCAGGATTATCACAGAGGATCAGGATTTCAGGTGAGGAGTAAGCAGGAGAGCAGAACTCTTAACAAAAACAATTAGCCTATTTTCATGCACATTCCCTTCATAATAAAATCCAGGCATTAGCTGACAAAtgtttctaaataaatattttaaagcatctcATTAGGAATCAACTGGGGTTAGAAATATCAAGAGTTAAAAACCAATGATGGTGACTTGGATCACCCTTCTCCAGTTCTCCCTCCCATGTGCTCTGCGGAAGGAACTTCATGGTCCCCAAATTATTACTCGGTCAGTCTACACTTCACTCTGTGTTAGTGTTTAAGTCCAGATTTCTCACTGTAAGGAAGTCGATAGAACTGTGCTGGTAGAGCCGGGACTGAATGCGTAACACTGTCTCCTTGGCTCGTTGCCACTTTTCCTGGAGCTTGTTTAGATTCGCCTCCATTTCTTGGAGGAAGATTTTCCCCTCCTCTTGCAGCTCATTCATTAATCTTTTCTCCCTTCCATGCAGGAACTGGTGGAGCTTCAGAAACTCTAAGGAGATGTGGTGCTGAAGATGAAACTTGTTCTCCTGGAAAAAACACACAGTTTGTTAATGGGAAATATTTGTACTCAGCAGcttcaaataaaaacatttactCAGATAACTAATTGCTACCAGCTCATAAAGCACAAGTGACAAATCACTTGTTTCATATTTTATAATTGCCAGTGTATCCTGTGAACCATTTATACCTTTTTAGAGGATTGTAGAATCTGCTTTACAAGGACAGACCCTTGGTCTGTCAAGTCTGCTATTGAACTCTAGccaggacaaaaacaaaacagttattaACATGTTCTATAACttttgttcttcgagatgtgttgcatatgtccattccacttTAAGTGTATGCATGCCCAGTGCACTAttgtcaaagattttttttccctagagGTACCCCATTGGGACAGCGCATACATTATCTACCCTGTTAATGTAAAACACAAATGTTACTAGTGGTCAAAGCATTATCCTCAAGAAGCAAAAGAGGATGCAAAACAGGCAGCACTGAGCAAACCTCATGTTATGAAAGTCTGGCCCATCTTCAACAGGTGCTTTCTGATTGTGCTGCTGTCTTGAAACTCATTAATATTGCAATAAATGTAAGGTTGTTTCAGGAGCAACTGTTTTTTTTCCGGTGAGACCTGATGAAACTCAGTGAATCTGACTGAGTTCACTTTGAGTTAATTTGAACCGCGAATCATAATCAAAGAAATATTCCACAAACCTTTTTGAACCCATTAGAGccggtcaggaattttttgatgaaatgttttttttgccagaaaatgtatgttcatcaaaactgaaactttctaTGGAAAAGGGTCAGTTTTGGTGAAAATTTTGTTGGGAAGCTTTCTGAGGCCTAGGAGGGAATTTCTGGgcaaagcgagagagagagagagagagagaatctgtaCCCAAGGCTAGCCAACAGCCTGGTGATTAGGACACTTGCTAGGATAtcgaagacctgggttcaatccctgctctGCTTGATTTATAGCAGGGACAAGAAgctaggtctcccacatcttaGGCAATGCCCTGACCCCCAGTATTACACTGTGAGAAGTCTTGGTTTCATCCTGCTCTGGAATGGGAACGTTTCTGAAGTCTTGAAAATATTTGTGGGATAGGAAaaacatttcccacccagctctagaaCCGATAGCGTACACTTTACAGAGCTCTAGAAATGAGCAGATCTGGGAAGAATGGTAGATAGTTATAACTGTCTCCTGGTTATACCTGATGGAGCAGTTTCTTTACTCCGCACGTTcaggaagctaatgatccaaacTCTACTCCCATTTAGCTCCATTACTAAGAAATTAAGATGGTGTGCAGCTTTTGTAGGTAATAGAACGTCTTGGGTGCATTGTCAGGTGTGAGACCTTCAGCAGTGATGGGGAAACCTCAAACACACACAGGTTTGGTTCAGGTAAGGCCCCAACATTCAGATGTTAATCAGACTTATCCAGACCTTTGGGATTTCTGTGCAGCGGATGGATGaaatgacctcttgagttcccttccagtcttacatttctatgatgcccAAAACAGCTGAACATGCATATTGGATTCTGGAAGATGGGCTGTTGAGGGACTTAGTGGGCAAAGCCAATTAAGTTCTCTCCAAGTGCTTTTTTGAATGCCTATGCagcaaaggatttttttaatgcaggCACATTTCAATGTGTATTAAGATGCTTAATATGTACATCCGCATATTGACCGCACATCATTTTGTTCTTAGTAGTAAACGGACTACT
Above is a window of Dermochelys coriacea isolate rDerCor1 chromosome 10, rDerCor1.pri.v4, whole genome shotgun sequence DNA encoding:
- the TRIM69 gene encoding E3 ubiquitin-protein ligase TRIM69, producing MSSSSSTNISSSSCTSVSDNESKINLLLSTSSSDLPSGPQAEDFTKELTCPLCMEWFKEPVILPCGHNFCRPCIEEIWGRAEVCLCSECQAQSLDRQYIGNIVLGKLVEKIKGFHVGKCQQKCSKHGEPLKLFWKMDGKLACFLCRDAQKPEDQSSQFLLLPDAVQLYGEKLISTRTQLEATLQELKTLKNAQQEKISCHKENKFHLQHHISLEFLKLHQFLHGREKRLMNELQEEGKIFLQEMEANLNKLQEKWQRAKETVLRIQSRLYQHSSIDFLTGIKTFMEHLEQKANTLSPGALVCRELSLGQFKGPIQYTAWKEMKSILRPGLSLVILDPKTAHPNLILSEDLRSVRHDDTKQMLPDTPERFDSSVAVLGSEGFTSGKHYWEVEVENKTKWTLGVVKESINRKGNNTLSPRDGYWLIRLRNRNKFKALDIPAKGLTLSTSLSRIGVYLDYEGGQVSFYDANKMSHIYTFMDTFTEKLYPYFCPCLNDSSENSEPLKISFNM